In Streptococcus mitis, the DNA window TGATAACTATACGCCCATGCAGTTGGCTCAGTATGTAGCAACTATTGCAAATGATGGTGTTCGTGTGGCTCCTCGTATTGTTGAAGGCATTTATGGTAATAATGATAAGGGAGGACTGGGTGACTTGATTCAGCAACTGCAACCGACAGAGATGAATAAGGTCAATATATCCGACTCCGATATGAGTATTTTGCAACAAGGTTTTTATCAGGTTGCCCATGGGACTAGTGGATTGACAACTGGCCGTGCCTTTTCAAATGGTGCAGCTGTATCTATTAGCGGAAAAACGGGTACAGCCGAAAGTTATGTAGCAGATGGTCAGCAAGCAACCAATACCAATGCCGTGGCCTATGCCCCATCAGATAATCCTCAAATCGCTGTTGCAGTAGTCTTCCCGCATAACACAAATTTGTCAAATGGTGTCGGACCTTCCATTGCGCGCGACATTATCAACCTCTATAACCAACATCATCCAATGAATTAGAAAGGAACTTATGCTTTATCCAACACCTATAGCTAAACTAATTGACAGTTATTCCAAGTTGCCGGGTATCGGGATTAAGACGGCTACACGTCTGGCCTTTTATACGATTGGAATGTCTGATGATGATGTCAATGAATTTGCTAAAAACCTCCTTTCTGCTAAGAGAGAGCTGACCTATTGCTCCATCTGTGGTCGTTTGACTGATGACGATCCTTGCTCTATCTGTACCGATCCAAGTCGTGACCAGACAACCATTTTAGTTCTCGAGGATAGTCGCGATGTGGCGGCTATGGAGAACATTCAAGAATATCATGGACTTTATCATGTCTTACATGGACTCATTTCTCCCATGAATGGTATCAGTCCAGATGATATCAATCTCAAGAGCCTTATGACTCGTCTTATGGAGAGTGAAGTTTCAGAGGTAATCGTAGCAACCAATGCCACAGCAGATGGAGAAGCAACTTCCATGTATCTTTCACGTTTGCTCAAACCAGCTGGTATCAAAGTCACACGTCTGGCACGAGGCCTCGCTGTGGGAGCAGATATCGAGTATGCGGACGAAGTCACACTCTTACGAGCTATTGAAAATCGGACAGAGTTGTAAAAGTCAGCAAAAATTTAGCTCATTTTGACGTATAAGACAAGCCCTAGGAATTTTTCTAGGGTTTGTCTTTTTCGTTTTATAATGAGAGAAGGACAAATCTTGATAATAAGAATACTTCCCAGTAAACACAAATTATAAGGTATCAGAAAACGGATTTTCAAAATTCCTAGTAGCATCTCTATCAATATATTTTACTTAAGGATCAAGTTTTTTTAAGGATAAGATTGCCCTTTAGTTCGTTATAATTTATTTTGAAATCGTACTATTTTTATGTTATGATATGGTCAATATATACTTAATAAGGGGAGTTTGAAGTATGGGTGGAAAGATAAAATCTAGCACGATAGCAGCAGAGGCGGCTATTAATGAGTTGGTCGGGTATGAAACGAGCGACAAGCAAAATCAGCAGGTAGAATTTTCATATACATCTGGAATCACTGGAATGGAAGCGGGACGTCAGGCCTGCAATCAAATGCTTCAAGCGGTCAGTGATTTTAGTTCAGCTGTTTTGACACAAGCAAATAAGTTTCCAGAAATTGCTCAGAGGATTGAAAAACGTGATATAGAGCAAGCTAAGAGATGGAGTCACTAAGGAATGGCAGATAGAAATGAAGAAAAGCGCACAGAGATTTGGCGTAAGATTGTTAAGATAGAAGATAAGGAAGACAGACTCCGAGCAACTAAAAAGCAATATGAACAGCAGTTGACAAACTTTTACTCGGATATTCAGAGCATTCACCATCGCATGATAAATCTATTATCTCTCTCACCCAGTTCTCGTCAGCTAATAGAGCAAATCGAAAGTGATAATAGAACCATTCAGCGACAGGTCAACTCTTATGTAGAGGAGGAACTGGATACGTTGGAAAAACAAACTAAAAAGGCTTGTCGCTCTTTCGATGAGGCCAGAGAAGAACTGATAGTGGAAAGGAATCGGCTACCATGGGAGTAAAATACAGCGCACAAGAATCACAAGAATTGATTCAGGCCATGACGAACAACCTCCGAGTCGCAAATGAAGTCACAGACCGCTTATCTAGTGGATGTGATCACCTGATTTCCTCTTTAGACTCAGGTGAGTTGACAGGAGCAGCCTACACAGCTGGTAAAGGTCTCTTTACAGAGATTATCATCCCCAGCATCAAGAAGTTACAAGCAGCGATAGATGATATCCAACTAGAGTTGACCTCCTACAAAGATGCGGATGCTCAGATCTCTGGATATGGAGATTTGGACCTAGACCAGCTTAAGGAATTGAAAAAGCTGAGAGAAGAGCAGTTAGCTATCGTAGAAGCTCAGATTCAAGTGAGGGAGAACTGGCTAAATCAAATCACAGACCTCTTTAGTCTCAATTGGGGGAAAGCCTTCTCTGAGAAGACCATCCTCTACAATACCAAGTTTCAAATCGAGTCGGGTATTCAGGATTTGAATGATAAGAT includes these proteins:
- a CDS encoding TIGR04197 family type VII secretion effector, translating into MGGKIKSSTIAAEAAINELVGYETSDKQNQQVEFSYTSGITGMEAGRQACNQMLQAVSDFSSAVLTQANKFPEIAQRIEKRDIEQAKRWSH
- the recR gene encoding recombination mediator RecR — its product is MLYPTPIAKLIDSYSKLPGIGIKTATRLAFYTIGMSDDDVNEFAKNLLSAKRELTYCSICGRLTDDDPCSICTDPSRDQTTILVLEDSRDVAAMENIQEYHGLYHVLHGLISPMNGISPDDINLKSLMTRLMESEVSEVIVATNATADGEATSMYLSRLLKPAGIKVTRLARGLAVGADIEYADEVTLLRAIENRTEL